In Arthrobacter sp. MN05-02, one genomic interval encodes:
- a CDS encoding shikimate 5-dehydrogenase: MPILNKDMTLCISLAARPSNIGTRFHNYLYEELGLNFIYKAFTTPDLPAAIAGLRGLGIRGCAISMPFKEDVIALVDNLDPSARAIDSVNTIVNDDGVLTAYNTDYLAVERLLREHAVPASHSVLVQGSGGMAKAVVAALRDSGFTRVTVVARNERTGRALAELYGFDWQQEVGESTADLILNVTPLGMAGADADARAFPVPAIEAARVVFDVVASPSETPLILAARAAGKPVITGAEVVALQAEEQFVLYTGVRPTPEQVRAAGEFSRREA, encoded by the coding sequence GTGCCCATCCTGAACAAAGACATGACCCTCTGCATCTCCCTGGCCGCGCGGCCGAGCAACATCGGGACGCGCTTCCACAACTACCTCTACGAGGAGTTGGGCCTGAACTTCATCTACAAGGCCTTCACCACCCCGGACCTTCCGGCGGCCATCGCTGGCCTGCGGGGTCTCGGGATCCGGGGCTGCGCCATCTCGATGCCGTTCAAGGAGGACGTCATCGCGCTCGTGGACAATCTGGACCCCTCGGCGAGGGCGATCGATTCCGTCAACACGATCGTGAACGACGACGGCGTCCTCACCGCGTACAACACCGACTACCTCGCCGTGGAGCGGCTCCTGCGGGAGCACGCCGTCCCGGCGTCGCATTCGGTCCTCGTGCAGGGATCCGGTGGCATGGCCAAGGCCGTCGTCGCAGCCCTGCGCGATTCCGGGTTCACCCGGGTGACCGTCGTGGCCCGCAACGAGCGCACGGGCAGGGCCCTCGCGGAGCTCTACGGCTTCGACTGGCAGCAGGAGGTGGGGGAGTCCACGGCGGACCTCATCCTCAATGTGACGCCGCTCGGCATGGCCGGCGCGGACGCCGACGCCCGCGCCTTCCCGGTACCCGCCATCGAGGCGGCACGGGTGGTGTTCGACGTCGTCGCCTCCCCGTCGGAGACGCCGCTGATCCTCGCCGCCCGGGCAGCGGGCAAGCCGGTCATCACGGGCGCCGAGGTCGTCGCACTGCAGGCCGAGGAGCAGTTCGTCCTCTACACGGGTGTCCGCCCCACGCCGGAGCAGGTCCGGGCCGCGGGGGAGTTCTCGCGCCGGGAGGCGTAG
- a CDS encoding cysteine desulfurase-like protein, which translates to MTLDIAAFRAHFPALLTGTAFFDGPGGTQTPAVVGAAIADAITGPLSNRGFGTTSERNAESVVSGFRAAIADLLGTDPRGVVYGRSATQLTYDFSRHLAKTWQPGDEVVVSRLDHDSNIRPWVQAADAVGATVRWIDFDPDTTEIDEASVAAAITERTRLVAITAASNLLGTKPPVHGIADAAHTVGALVYVDGVHYTAHAAVDVKALGADFFACSPYKFLGPHCGVLVADPELLESLQPDKLLPSTNAVPERFEFGTLPYEIMAGATAAVDFLAAIAPGAETGRRARLLASAHVVDEYELALRSRVEAGLAELGDAVALHSKAQDRTPTLLVTFPGRSSADAYRFLADRNILAPAGSFYAYEAFRRLDLEDSAALRIGLAPYNNDDDVDRLLAALGEFVAS; encoded by the coding sequence ATGACCCTGGACATCGCGGCCTTCCGCGCGCACTTCCCCGCCCTGCTCACCGGCACCGCATTTTTCGACGGCCCCGGAGGAACGCAGACCCCCGCCGTCGTGGGAGCCGCGATAGCGGACGCCATCACCGGGCCGCTGTCCAACCGCGGCTTCGGCACGACCTCGGAGAGGAACGCCGAATCGGTGGTCAGCGGATTCCGGGCGGCGATCGCCGACCTGCTCGGGACCGATCCTCGCGGCGTCGTCTACGGGCGAAGCGCAACGCAGCTCACCTACGACTTCTCCCGCCACCTCGCCAAGACCTGGCAACCGGGCGACGAGGTCGTGGTGTCACGGCTGGATCATGACTCCAATATCCGCCCCTGGGTGCAAGCAGCCGACGCGGTCGGCGCCACCGTGCGCTGGATCGATTTCGACCCGGACACCACGGAGATCGACGAAGCATCCGTCGCAGCCGCGATCACCGAGCGCACGAGGCTGGTGGCGATCACCGCTGCGTCGAACCTCCTCGGCACGAAACCACCGGTGCACGGCATCGCCGATGCCGCGCACACGGTCGGCGCCCTGGTCTACGTGGACGGGGTGCACTACACCGCTCATGCGGCGGTCGACGTGAAGGCGCTGGGAGCCGACTTCTTCGCCTGCTCGCCCTACAAATTCCTCGGCCCTCACTGCGGTGTCCTCGTGGCCGACCCGGAGCTGCTGGAGTCGCTACAGCCGGACAAGCTGCTGCCGTCCACCAACGCGGTTCCCGAGCGGTTCGAGTTCGGCACCCTGCCCTACGAGATCATGGCCGGAGCCACGGCGGCCGTGGATTTCCTGGCAGCGATCGCGCCAGGCGCCGAGACCGGCCGCCGTGCGCGGCTTCTTGCATCCGCTCACGTGGTCGACGAGTACGAGCTCGCATTGCGCTCCCGCGTCGAGGCAGGGCTGGCGGAACTGGGCGACGCCGTCGCGCTGCACTCGAAAGCCCAGGATCGGACACCGACACTGCTGGTGACGTTCCCGGGCCGGTCCTCCGCGGACGCCTACCGGTTCCTCGCGGATCGGAACATCCTCGCACCGGCCGGTTCTTTCTACGCGTACGAAGCCTTTCGTCGGCTCGACCTCGAGGACAGCGCCGCCCTGCGGATCGGCCTGGCGCCGTACAACAACGACGACGACGTCGACCGCCTCCTGGCCGCGCTCGGCGAGTTCGTTGCCTCATAA
- a CDS encoding transcriptional regulator — protein sequence MDSANDLREFLTTRRARITPEQAGLPVFGHRQRRVPGLRREEVALLAGMSTEYYVRLERGNAKGVSEAVLEGISQALHLDDAERTHLYDLARTANKGAHPQRRRGPARVQQVRPAVQQMIDAMTALPTIVQNDRLDLIASNRLGAAFYSEMYVQPQRPVNFGRFLFLDPRSRDFYRDWDDAAQQTVALLRSAAGRAPYDRILSDLVGELSTRSDDFRTLWAAHDVRLHHSGAKKVHHPVVGDLDLVFEGMAVASDPGLSIIAYTAEPGSPSHDSLQLLAAWAATHDHALRHQARDTSSAAAITDTNHD from the coding sequence ATGGACAGCGCCAACGACCTCCGGGAATTCCTCACCACCCGCCGTGCCCGGATCACCCCCGAGCAGGCCGGCCTGCCCGTGTTCGGTCACCGCCAGCGCCGGGTGCCGGGTCTGCGTCGTGAGGAAGTCGCCCTCCTGGCGGGTATGAGCACCGAGTACTACGTGCGCCTGGAGCGCGGAAACGCCAAAGGCGTCTCCGAAGCAGTTCTCGAGGGCATCAGTCAGGCACTGCACCTCGATGACGCCGAACGCACCCACCTGTACGACCTGGCGCGGACCGCGAACAAGGGTGCCCACCCGCAGCGCCGGCGCGGACCCGCCCGGGTACAGCAGGTTCGACCAGCTGTTCAGCAGATGATCGACGCGATGACTGCCCTGCCGACCATCGTCCAGAACGACCGCCTCGACCTCATCGCATCGAATCGGCTCGGAGCGGCGTTCTATTCGGAGATGTATGTCCAACCCCAGCGGCCGGTGAACTTCGGACGGTTCCTGTTTCTGGACCCCCGCTCCCGCGACTTCTACCGGGACTGGGACGACGCCGCCCAACAAACCGTCGCCCTCCTGCGAAGCGCGGCGGGACGGGCGCCCTACGACCGGATCCTCAGCGACCTCGTCGGGGAGCTTTCCACCCGCAGCGATGACTTCCGCACCCTCTGGGCAGCCCACGACGTCCGCCTGCACCACTCCGGGGCCAAGAAGGTGCACCACCCGGTGGTCGGTGACCTCGACCTGGTCTTCGAAGGAATGGCTGTCGCCTCCGATCCGGGACTGTCGATCATCGCCTACACTGCGGAGCCAGGTTCGCCGTCCCATGACAGCCTTCAACTCCTCGCCGCCTGGGCCGCCACCCACGACCACGCCCTGCGCCACCAAGCACGGGATACCTCGAGCGCGGCCGCAATCACGGACACCAACCACGACTGA
- a CDS encoding amylosucrase, whose product MQVVLDAAASWQDRPADLKALDASRAMAPDWFASNRMLGGVCYVDLYAGNLANVRERIPYFRELSLTYLHLMPLFLAPAENSDGGYAVSSYRDVDPALGTMDDLADLARELRENGIALVIDFIFNHTSNEHDWARRAVAGDPDYEEFYWIYPDRGMPDAYERTVREIFPDDHPGSFVQLEDGRWIWATFHSFQWDLNYRNPRVFRAMAGEMLFLANQGVDVVRMDAVAFIWKQLGTTCESLPEAHLLLQAFNAVCRLAAPSLLFKSEAIVHPDEVVQYIDPGECQLSYNPLQMALIWNSLATREVSLLAQALMRRHHIPDGTAWVNYVRSHDDIGWTFSDEDAAELGIDGHDHRRFLNAFYVNRFPGSFARGVPFQDNPRTGDCRISGTTASLAGLEAAETEGTEEGRGAAVARILLAHSIILSTGGIPLLYLGDEVGQLNDYTYLSDPAKAADSRWVGRPAYPADRYASRQDPATDAGAVHTGLSRLIEVRKHTPEFTGGRLVPFTTNNPHVLGYQRPGLLDGEESTVVVLANFADSPQDVSARTLSGLPETALELISGQHAHLAAGVTLERHAVRWFRVRAGV is encoded by the coding sequence TTGCAGGTGGTCCTCGACGCCGCCGCGTCCTGGCAGGACCGGCCCGCGGACCTGAAGGCGCTCGACGCCTCCCGGGCGATGGCGCCGGACTGGTTCGCCTCGAACCGGATGCTCGGCGGGGTCTGCTACGTGGACCTGTATGCGGGGAACCTCGCTAACGTCAGGGAACGCATCCCGTACTTCCGCGAGCTGAGCCTGACGTACCTGCACCTGATGCCGCTGTTCCTGGCGCCGGCGGAGAACTCCGACGGCGGCTACGCGGTCTCGAGCTACCGCGACGTGGACCCGGCGCTCGGGACCATGGACGATCTCGCGGACCTCGCCCGCGAGCTGCGGGAGAACGGCATCGCCCTCGTAATCGACTTCATCTTCAACCACACCTCGAACGAGCACGACTGGGCGCGCAGAGCCGTCGCGGGAGATCCGGACTACGAGGAGTTCTACTGGATCTACCCGGATCGGGGCATGCCCGACGCCTACGAGCGGACCGTCCGCGAGATCTTCCCCGACGACCACCCCGGCTCCTTCGTGCAGCTCGAGGACGGCCGCTGGATCTGGGCGACGTTCCACTCCTTCCAGTGGGACCTCAACTACCGCAACCCCCGGGTGTTCCGGGCCATGGCCGGGGAGATGCTCTTCCTCGCGAACCAGGGCGTGGACGTCGTGCGCATGGACGCCGTCGCGTTCATCTGGAAACAGCTCGGCACCACCTGCGAGAGCCTCCCCGAAGCGCACCTGCTCCTGCAGGCCTTCAACGCCGTCTGCCGACTCGCAGCACCCTCGCTGCTGTTCAAGTCCGAGGCGATCGTCCACCCCGACGAAGTGGTGCAGTACATCGATCCGGGTGAGTGCCAGCTCAGCTACAACCCCCTGCAGATGGCCCTGATCTGGAACTCCCTGGCCACCCGGGAGGTGTCCCTCCTCGCCCAGGCCCTGATGCGACGGCATCACATCCCCGACGGCACCGCCTGGGTGAACTACGTGCGCAGCCACGACGACATCGGCTGGACCTTCTCCGACGAGGACGCCGCCGAACTCGGCATCGACGGGCACGACCACCGCCGGTTCCTCAACGCCTTCTACGTGAACCGGTTCCCGGGCAGCTTCGCCCGCGGCGTGCCGTTCCAGGACAACCCCCGTACCGGGGACTGCCGCATCTCGGGTACCACCGCGTCCCTCGCCGGGCTCGAAGCGGCCGAGACAGAAGGCACGGAGGAAGGCCGCGGTGCCGCCGTCGCGCGGATCCTGCTCGCCCACTCGATCATCCTCAGCACCGGCGGCATCCCGCTGCTCTACCTCGGCGACGAGGTCGGGCAGCTCAACGACTACACCTACCTCTCCGACCCGGCGAAGGCCGCCGACAGCCGATGGGTGGGCAGGCCCGCCTACCCGGCCGACCGCTACGCCAGCCGGCAGGACCCCGCCACGGACGCCGGAGCCGTCCACACCGGCCTCAGCCGCCTCATCGAGGTACGCAAGCACACCCCGGAGTTCACCGGCGGACGCCTGGTGCCCTTCACCACCAACAATCCGCACGTCCTGGGCTACCAGCGCCCCGGCCTGCTCGACGGCGAGGAGTCCACCGTCGTCGTCCTCGCGAACTTCGCCGACAGCCCGCAGGATGTCAGCGCCCGGACCCTCTCCGGACTGCCGGAGACCGCCCTCGAACTCATCAGCGGGCAGCACGCGCACCTGGCCGCGGGTGTCACCCTCGAACGGCACGCCGTGCGGTGGTTCAGGGTCCGTGCCGGGGTCTAG
- a CDS encoding short-chain dehydrogenase/reductase, giving the protein MTTPLTSTTDQEVWFITGAARGMGIDIARAALDAGHAVVGTARDASRVTEVLGEHENLLAVSLDITDETAATAAVDAAVARFGRIDRLVNNAGNFYAGFFEVISPAQFRRQMETNFFGPLNVTRAVLPVMRAQRSGHVITFSSTAGLTGQEFVAAYCASKFAIEGWMESLRFDLGPYGINTTIVEPGFFRTELLVEGASTNWPELSIEDYDQRTRATIEAWRGMNGKQGGDPAKLAAALITIVAEKQPPLRWLAGADAVQTAEDKARLLLEQADAYRELSSSLAHDDR; this is encoded by the coding sequence ATGACGACACCACTGACGTCGACGACTGATCAGGAAGTCTGGTTCATCACCGGAGCCGCACGCGGCATGGGTATCGACATCGCCCGGGCCGCCCTTGACGCCGGCCACGCCGTCGTCGGTACCGCACGTGACGCTTCCCGGGTGACCGAAGTCCTCGGGGAGCACGAGAACCTCCTCGCCGTGTCCCTTGACATCACCGACGAAACCGCTGCCACGGCTGCCGTCGACGCGGCGGTGGCCCGGTTCGGTCGGATCGACCGGCTCGTCAACAACGCCGGGAACTTCTACGCCGGATTCTTCGAGGTCATCAGCCCCGCCCAGTTCCGGCGACAGATGGAGACGAACTTCTTCGGCCCTCTGAACGTCACCCGGGCCGTGCTGCCGGTCATGCGCGCCCAGCGCAGCGGCCACGTCATCACCTTCAGCTCCACCGCCGGACTCACCGGCCAGGAATTCGTCGCCGCATACTGTGCGTCGAAGTTCGCGATCGAAGGGTGGATGGAATCCCTCCGCTTCGATCTGGGGCCCTACGGCATCAACACCACGATCGTCGAGCCCGGGTTCTTCCGCACCGAACTGCTCGTCGAAGGCGCGTCCACGAACTGGCCGGAACTGTCCATCGAGGACTACGACCAGCGCACCCGGGCCACCATCGAGGCGTGGAGGGGTATGAACGGCAAGCAGGGCGGAGACCCAGCCAAGCTCGCTGCCGCCCTGATCACCATCGTCGCCGAGAAGCAGCCGCCGCTGCGCTGGCTCGCGGGAGCCGACGCCGTCCAGACCGCGGAGGACAAGGCGCGCCTGCTCCTCGAGCAAGCTGACGCCTACCGGGAGCTGTCCTCCTCCCTCGCCCACGACGACCGGTAA
- the ybdK_2 gene encoding putative glutamate--cysteine ligase 2, whose amino-acid sequence MSPYPSGAAPLKIDFAQSAQSTLGVEWELALVDRYNGELVPVANEVLRGVSANHPELQDDDEHPHIKQELLLNTVELVTGVCATVDEAKGDLSRSLAAVREVTDPMGVELFCAGSHPFSAPRSQQVTDKERYAKLIDRTQWWGRQMVIYGVHVHVGLDHRDKALPVVDGLTNYFPHFQALSASSPFWGGDDTGYASQRALMFQQLPTAGLPFHFDDWAAYESYVQDMFTTGVIDAVSEIRWDIRPVGNLGTVEMRVCDGLSTLRDVGAVAALTQCLVHEFSQTLDAGGSIPTMQPWHIQENKWRAARYGLDAIIILDADGNEQLVTDHLADVLTRLEPIAAKLGCSSELADVEGIMQRGAGYQRQRRIAEEHDGDLRAVVLDMVQQLRE is encoded by the coding sequence ATGAGCCCGTACCCGTCAGGAGCCGCTCCCTTGAAGATCGACTTTGCGCAGTCAGCCCAGTCCACGCTCGGCGTCGAGTGGGAACTGGCGCTCGTGGACCGCTACAACGGCGAGCTCGTCCCCGTGGCCAACGAGGTGCTCCGCGGGGTCAGCGCGAACCACCCGGAACTGCAGGACGACGACGAGCACCCCCACATCAAGCAGGAACTGCTTCTCAACACGGTGGAGCTCGTCACGGGCGTCTGCGCCACCGTGGACGAGGCGAAGGGGGATCTGTCCCGGTCCCTCGCCGCCGTCCGGGAGGTCACCGACCCGATGGGCGTGGAACTGTTCTGCGCCGGCTCTCACCCGTTCAGCGCGCCGCGTTCCCAGCAGGTGACGGACAAGGAACGGTACGCGAAGCTGATCGACCGCACGCAGTGGTGGGGCCGGCAGATGGTCATCTACGGCGTGCACGTCCACGTGGGACTCGACCACCGCGACAAGGCCCTCCCGGTGGTGGACGGCTTGACCAACTACTTCCCGCACTTCCAGGCGCTCTCGGCGTCGTCGCCGTTCTGGGGTGGCGACGACACGGGCTACGCCTCGCAGCGCGCGCTCATGTTCCAGCAGCTGCCCACGGCCGGCCTGCCCTTCCACTTCGACGACTGGGCGGCGTACGAGTCCTACGTCCAGGACATGTTCACGACGGGGGTGATCGACGCCGTCAGCGAGATCCGGTGGGACATCCGCCCGGTCGGGAACCTCGGGACGGTGGAGATGCGCGTGTGCGACGGCCTGTCCACGCTGCGCGACGTCGGCGCCGTCGCCGCCCTCACCCAGTGCCTCGTCCACGAGTTCTCGCAGACCCTCGATGCGGGCGGCAGCATCCCCACCATGCAGCCCTGGCACATCCAGGAGAACAAGTGGCGGGCCGCGCGCTATGGGCTGGACGCCATCATCATCCTAGACGCCGACGGCAACGAGCAGCTCGTGACGGACCACCTCGCCGACGTGCTCACCCGGTTGGAGCCCATCGCCGCGAAGCTCGGCTGCAGTAGTGAGCTGGCGGACGTCGAGGGGATCATGCAGCGCGGAGCCGGGTACCAGCGCCAGCGGCGCATCGCCGAGGAGCACGACGGCGACCTGCGCGCCGTCGTACTGGACATGGTGCAGCAGCTGCGCGAGTAG
- a CDS encoding hypothetical protein (possible pseudo due to frameshift), with protein MRSLKPGTPWLLMEQASNAVNWRPSNAPKAPGQLAAQSMQAVARGADGILFFQWRQSRAGSEKFHSGMLPHAGTQTRTWREVVALGEELDRLPELPADVGSSRVAILLDWENWWAIENPDHPTSLDYLSLLRGWYDAAHRLHVQVDILPPTADLTRYGAVIAPHLYLLTDQAAGNLIAFVEQGGHLLVTAFSDVVDDSDRFRPGGFGTQLRHLLGVVVEDFGALVAPDSQGPGQQQARVTGRGFGFAGSHLAEEAHVVDAEVMATFEGARQHGRPALTVRREGAGAAYYLATVPDDDGARQVLGHLFGAAGVEPVLSGLPPMVEAIRRGRLLTVINHGAEATELRVAGEDALTGDTVDGVTLQPFDYALVLTDS; from the coding sequence ATGCGGTCGCTCAAGCCGGGCACCCCGTGGCTGCTGATGGAGCAGGCCTCCAACGCCGTCAACTGGCGGCCGTCGAACGCGCCGAAAGCGCCGGGGCAGCTCGCGGCCCAGAGCATGCAGGCCGTGGCGCGTGGGGCCGACGGCATCCTGTTCTTCCAGTGGCGCCAGTCGCGGGCGGGGTCGGAGAAGTTCCACTCCGGCATGCTGCCGCACGCCGGGACGCAGACGCGGACCTGGCGGGAGGTGGTGGCACTCGGGGAGGAACTCGACCGGCTGCCGGAACTTCCCGCCGATGTCGGCTCCTCACGCGTCGCCATCCTGCTCGACTGGGAGAACTGGTGGGCCATCGAGAACCCGGACCACCCCACGTCGCTCGACTACCTGTCGCTCCTGCGGGGCTGGTACGACGCTGCACACCGCCTCCACGTGCAGGTCGACATCCTGCCGCCCACGGCCGACCTCACGAGGTACGGCGCCGTCATCGCTCCCCACCTGTACCTGCTCACGGACCAGGCCGCCGGCAACCTCATCGCCTTCGTGGAGCAGGGCGGACACCTGCTCGTCACGGCCTTCAGCGACGTGGTCGACGACAGCGACCGCTTCCGTCCGGGTGGGTTCGGCACGCAGCTGCGCCACCTGCTCGGAGTCGTCGTCGAGGACTTCGGCGCCCTCGTCGCGCCGGACTCGCAGGGACCCGGGCAGCAGCAGGCACGGGTCACCGGCCGAGGGTTCGGTTTCGCGGGCTCCCACCTCGCGGAGGAGGCCCACGTCGTCGACGCCGAGGTCATGGCGACCTTCGAGGGGGCCCGCCAGCACGGCCGACCGGCGCTGACCGTGCGCCGCGAGGGGGCAGGAGCCGCCTACTACCTCGCCACCGTGCCCGACGACGACGGTGCCCGGCAGGTGCTCGGGCACCTGTTCGGGGCGGCGGGCGTGGAGCCGGTACTGTCCGGCCTGCCACCGATGGTCGAGGCGATCCGCCGTGGCCGGTTGCTCACGGTCATCAACCACGGCGCAGAGGCCACGGAGCTCCGGGTGGCGGGCGAGGACGCCCTCACGGGCGACACGGTGGACGGCGTCACCCTGCAACCCTTCGACTACGCCCTCGTGCTGACCGACAGCTGA
- the yesX gene encoding rhamnogalacturonan exolyase YesX produces the protein MVSFVHPRTPRQVLGAAAVAAVAAATLVVMPVSAAPENAPIRQVEHLDRAPVAVMTEGGVYIGWRMLGLDADSIGFHVYRDGVRITDTPITGSTNLLDAEGTSASVYRVTALIDQREVTVTDEFTPWGDQSLDIPLQRPAGGTTPTGEAYEYEANDASVGDLDGDGEYEIVLKWNPTNAKDNSRSGYTGNVYLDAYKLDGTRLWQIDLGRNIRAGAHYTQFQVFDYDGDGRAEVAMKTADATVDGAGTVIGDPAADHRNTSGYVLTGPEYLTVFEGTTGAALDSVDYVPARGTLSSWGDTYGNRMDRFLAGTAYLDGETPSMIFSRGYYSKTYIAAFDFVDGQIEERWLFDSTAVGSQFAGQGNHNLSIADVDADGADEIVFGSMTIDDDGTPLYNTGLGHGDAMHVTDHIPSRDGLEVFSVHESMPSSGQRAATMRDAATGEILWSIPGARDTGRGAAGDIDPTHEGNEAWAIGGTYKYNSKVGSLRAADGTDLGTSIPAANFLTWWDGDLLREVTDHDYTDPAELATGATPTISKWNWESSTEERLLTLDGTLTGNGTKGNPALQADLFGDWREELVYRSADHSSLKIFTTTDITEHRIRTLMHDPVYRLGVAWQNTAYNQPPHTSFFLGEGMEAPPAPSIAYVNAPVADETAPLVTGVKDTKVGAKRGLVVDVQAEDAESGIRSLTVSFDGQELTAVNGRYELPIEGLKGSFELTATAVNHAGIETTVTAEITVRPGNGKPQ, from the coding sequence ATGGTTTCGTTCGTTCATCCACGAACGCCACGACAAGTACTGGGAGCGGCGGCAGTCGCAGCCGTCGCCGCGGCAACGCTCGTGGTCATGCCGGTGTCCGCGGCGCCCGAGAACGCACCGATCCGGCAGGTGGAACACCTCGACCGGGCGCCGGTGGCCGTCATGACCGAAGGCGGAGTCTATATCGGCTGGCGCATGCTCGGCCTCGACGCCGATTCGATCGGTTTCCACGTCTACCGCGACGGTGTCCGCATCACCGACACACCGATCACCGGCAGCACCAACCTGCTCGACGCGGAGGGGACCAGTGCTTCGGTCTACCGCGTGACCGCGCTGATCGACCAGCGTGAGGTGACCGTCACCGACGAGTTCACTCCATGGGGGGATCAGTCCCTGGACATCCCGCTCCAGCGTCCGGCCGGTGGCACGACCCCGACGGGCGAGGCATACGAGTACGAAGCCAACGATGCGTCCGTAGGTGACCTCGACGGTGACGGAGAGTACGAGATCGTCCTCAAGTGGAATCCGACGAACGCGAAAGACAACTCACGCTCCGGCTATACCGGCAACGTGTACCTCGACGCCTACAAGCTCGACGGCACCCGTCTGTGGCAGATCGACCTCGGCCGTAACATCCGCGCCGGAGCGCACTACACACAGTTCCAGGTGTTCGACTACGACGGCGACGGCCGAGCCGAGGTCGCGATGAAGACCGCGGATGCCACAGTCGACGGCGCGGGAACAGTCATCGGTGACCCGGCAGCGGATCACCGCAACACGAGCGGCTACGTGCTGACCGGACCCGAGTACCTGACCGTCTTCGAGGGCACGACAGGTGCGGCGCTCGACAGTGTCGACTACGTACCGGCGCGGGGGACGCTGTCGTCGTGGGGCGATACCTACGGCAACCGGATGGACCGCTTCCTTGCCGGCACCGCGTACCTCGACGGCGAGACTCCCAGCATGATCTTCAGCCGTGGGTACTACTCGAAGACCTACATCGCTGCGTTCGATTTCGTCGACGGCCAGATCGAAGAACGCTGGCTGTTCGATTCGACCGCGGTCGGCAGCCAGTTCGCCGGGCAGGGCAACCACAACCTCTCCATCGCCGACGTCGACGCCGATGGAGCCGACGAGATCGTGTTCGGTTCGATGACGATCGATGATGACGGAACGCCGCTCTACAACACGGGCCTCGGCCACGGCGACGCGATGCACGTCACCGATCACATCCCGTCGCGTGACGGGCTGGAGGTCTTCTCGGTGCACGAGAGCATGCCGAGCAGCGGCCAGCGTGCGGCTACGATGCGCGATGCGGCGACGGGGGAGATCCTCTGGTCCATACCCGGAGCCCGTGACACCGGCCGCGGTGCTGCAGGCGATATCGACCCGACGCACGAAGGCAACGAGGCATGGGCGATCGGAGGCACCTACAAGTACAACTCAAAAGTCGGATCCCTCCGCGCAGCAGACGGCACTGACCTCGGCACGAGCATCCCCGCGGCGAACTTCCTCACCTGGTGGGACGGGGACCTGTTGCGCGAGGTGACCGACCATGACTACACCGACCCGGCCGAACTCGCTACCGGCGCGACGCCGACCATCTCGAAGTGGAACTGGGAATCGAGCACGGAGGAACGACTGCTCACACTCGACGGAACACTCACCGGCAACGGCACAAAGGGCAACCCGGCACTTCAGGCCGACCTGTTCGGTGACTGGCGCGAGGAGCTCGTCTACCGCAGCGCCGACCACTCGTCACTCAAGATCTTCACCACGACCGATATCACCGAGCACCGCATCCGCACCCTGATGCACGACCCGGTCTACCGGCTCGGCGTCGCATGGCAGAACACCGCCTACAACCAGCCTCCTCACACGAGCTTCTTCCTCGGCGAGGGGATGGAGGCCCCGCCTGCGCCCAGCATCGCGTATGTGAACGCCCCGGTGGCTGACGAGACAGCACCCCTCGTGACGGGGGTCAAGGACACCAAGGTAGGTGCGAAGCGCGGCCTCGTGGTCGACGTTCAAGCAGAAGATGCGGAATCGGGTATCCGCTCGCTCACCGTCAGCTTCGACGGGCAGGAGCTCACCGCGGTGAACGGCCGCTACGAGCTTCCCATCGAAGGACTCAAAGGCAGCTTCGAACTCACTGCGACCGCGGTGAACCACGCAGGCATTGAAACCACCGTCACTGCCGAGATCACCGTGCGTCCAGGCAACGGCAAGCCTCAGTAG
- a CDS encoding hypothetical protein (possible pseudo due to frameshift), whose amino-acid sequence MDLATATASPPPWATVAYPEMLAADEHGSPYWHGSRQHYAPSSPAYRKLAAALVARIAERYAQHPAVVLWHVNNEYGCHLNVDYSDAARDAFRLWLEKRYGTVDALNEAWGTMFWSQRYGTFGEIFPPRHAPYSHNPGQLLDYRRFTSDMLLECYRMERDIIRAAGATQPVTTNFMGAFKPANYAQWAPELDVISDDLYPGPQ is encoded by the coding sequence GTGGACCTGGCCACCGCGACGGCGTCGCCACCGCCCTGGGCGACCGTCGCCTACCCGGAGATGCTGGCCGCGGACGAGCACGGTTCGCCCTACTGGCATGGCAGCCGCCAGCACTACGCACCGTCGTCGCCCGCTTACCGCAAGCTCGCCGCCGCTCTCGTGGCGAGGATCGCGGAGCGCTACGCGCAGCACCCCGCCGTGGTGCTCTGGCACGTGAACAACGAGTACGGCTGCCACCTCAACGTCGACTACTCCGACGCGGCACGGGACGCCTTCCGCCTCTGGCTGGAGAAGCGCTACGGGACGGTCGACGCCCTGAACGAGGCCTGGGGCACCATGTTCTGGTCCCAGCGCTACGGCACCTTCGGCGAGATCTTCCCGCCCCGCCACGCGCCGTACAGCCACAACCCCGGCCAGCTCCTCGACTACCGCAGATTCACCTCCGACATGCTCCTCGAGTGCTACCGCATGGAGCGCGACATCATCCGCGCCGCGGGCGCCACGCAGCCCGTCACCACCAACTTCATGGGTGCCTTCAAACCGGCGAACTACGCGCAGTGGGCACCGGAGCTGGACGTCATCAGCGACGACCTGTACCCCGGACCCCAATGA